Sequence from the Salvelinus sp. IW2-2015 unplaced genomic scaffold, ASM291031v2 Un_scaffold6567, whole genome shotgun sequence genome:
AACAACCTAGCTGTATACAGGATGTTTGGCTGcaccactgcccagtcatgtgaagtccatagattaggcctttatgaatgtatttccattgactgattccttctatgaactggactcagtcaaatctttgaaattgttagataACAACATAACATCTCTATTGGTTATGGTACACCACATTTTGGTTACTTTTAATTTGTCCATTAATCCAGTTATTAGTGCAGTTATTTCATTTCTATAAACGTGTAGTATAACCCTTTCATAGGTTGTCTATGTAATCACTCATACACTTGTCAATCAGACTGCAGGATCAGGTTTAATCGTCAGTCTACTCTATCACCCTGGGGTTCTTCCCTAACCTCTCTGCCCCTCTACCCAGACTGGAGGATCAGGTTTAATCGTCAGTCCTACTCTCATCACCCTGGGGTTCTTCCCTAACCTCTCTGCCCCTCTACCCAACTGGAGGATCAGGTTTAATCGTCAGTCCTACTCTATCACCCTGGGGTTCTTCCCTAACCTCTCTGCCCCTCTACCCAGACTGGAGGATCCACTGCGCCACCAACTACACCAAGGATGGTTTCTGGCTGTACCTGACGCAGATCGCCTCCTGCTCTCCCTGGATGTTCTGGATGTTCCTCAACAGTGTGTTCCACTTCATGTGGGTGGCTGTGCTGATCATGTGCCAGCTCTACCAGGTTAGAGAGACCATTGATTGGTTGTTTAACCTGCATTTAGCCAGGTGAGATAAGTAAAGTAAGCCTGGTCCCAGCTAGAACGACCCATAGGACAGGAGCCTATARCCTATTTAGAATCATAATTGTCCATGGGATGCATTTACATCCTTGACCTTCATCTTGTTGTGATGTCATAGATGggtccatttttattttatttattttgtacaactatttgtgacattgtgttcTACGCGTGTGCACGCCCCTCTTCCAGATTGCTGGTCTGGGAATCACCACAAACGAGAGGATGAACGCCAGGAGATACAAGCACTTTAAAGTAACGGCCACTTCCATCGAGAGCCCCTTCAAGTGAGTACTAGCCCTCCCTTCAGGAGCCCCTGCCAATCTGTGTGCTCCTACCCAGAAATACTGACCTGATCCTGGGTCAGTACAGGACAATGTTGCCTTTTAATGTTTTTTATTCCCTCAATATTGACTGTTCCAGTTATGGTAACAATGGGTACATTCTGGTGCTTACTTAAAGGGATGGTTCATCCAATCTACGGGCCCGTTTCCCAGGCAGATGAAGCCTAGTCCAG
This genomic interval carries:
- the LOC112078948 gene encoding palmitoyltransferase ZDHHC17, which gives rise to MFWMFLNSVFHFMWVAVLIMCQLYQIAGLGITTNERMNARRYKHFKVTATSIESPFNHGCVRNLIDFFEIRCCGLIRPKAIDWTTQYTIEYDQTSGSGYQLV